The following proteins are co-located in the Nocardioides piscis genome:
- a CDS encoding DUF3107 domain-containing protein, with protein sequence MEVKIGVQYAPRELVVETDVSPDEFEAQLREAVSSDGLLAFTDTRGRRVAVPGSKIAYVEIGSGASGTVGFR encoded by the coding sequence ATGGAGGTCAAGATCGGCGTCCAGTACGCCCCCCGCGAGCTGGTCGTGGAGACCGACGTCAGCCCCGACGAGTTCGAGGCGCAGCTGCGTGAGGCCGTCAGCTCCGACGGTCTCCTCGCCTTCACCGACACCCGCGGGCGCCGCGTCGCCGTGCCGGGCAGCAAGATCGCCTACGTCGAGATCGGCTCCGGAGCCTCGGGCACCGTCGGCTTCCGCTGA
- a CDS encoding TetR/AcrR family transcriptional regulator: MPRRERRAQLMEAALEVFATQGYHAAAMDDIADRAGVSKPVLYQHFPGKLDLYLALLDTSCDTIIDNCRQALASTTDNKLRVQATMKAFFDYVTSDTGAFRLVFESDLTSEPAVREHVDRVTTECATMIAEVIREDTGLPDEASRLLAVSLVGMSQVSARFWLRENGVSSGAIPLSDAAALVSGLAWRGIRGYPKTEDN, encoded by the coding sequence ATGCCGCGCCGGGAGCGCCGTGCCCAGCTGATGGAGGCGGCCCTGGAGGTCTTTGCGACCCAGGGCTACCACGCGGCAGCGATGGACGACATCGCCGACCGCGCCGGGGTCTCCAAGCCGGTGCTCTACCAGCACTTCCCCGGCAAGCTCGACCTCTATCTCGCGCTGCTCGACACGTCCTGCGACACGATCATCGACAACTGTCGCCAGGCACTCGCGTCCACGACCGACAACAAGCTGCGAGTGCAGGCGACGATGAAGGCCTTCTTCGACTACGTCACCTCCGACACCGGCGCCTTCCGGCTGGTCTTCGAGTCCGACCTGACCAGCGAGCCAGCGGTCCGTGAGCACGTCGACCGGGTGACGACCGAGTGCGCGACCATGATCGCCGAGGTGATCCGGGAGGACACCGGCCTCCCCGACGAGGCCTCGCGCCTGCTGGCCGTGTCACTGGTGGGAATGTCCCAGGTCAGCGCACGGTTCTGGCTGCGCGAGAACGGCGTCAGCAGCGGGGCCATCCCGCTCTCCGACGCCGCTGCCCTGGTCTCCGGCCTGGCCTGGCGCGGCATCCGCGGCTATCCCAAGACCGAGGACAACTGA
- a CDS encoding PHP domain-containing protein yields MRIDLHTHSSVSDGTDTPADLVRAAKAAGLDVVALTDHDTARGWAEAQRTAEEVGIGFVPGIEISTRLGSASVHLLAYLLDPTHPPLVTALDAILDGRNSRLPAVCSKLQGLGLAVTEEDVHRVSGDAAATGRPHIADAMVAAGFVASREEAFATYLNPGRPAYVKRYACPLDEAVSLVVAAGGVPVIAHAWGRSVGVITEEEVARLADLGLRGIEVDHQEHSPRERDALRAIARDLDLIVTGSSDHHGLGKVDHDLGCNTTDPAELERILSEATSVPSTGSAGRAASG; encoded by the coding sequence GTGCGTATCGACCTCCACACCCACTCGTCGGTCTCCGACGGGACGGATACGCCCGCCGACCTCGTACGCGCAGCCAAGGCGGCCGGCCTCGACGTGGTTGCGCTGACCGACCACGACACCGCCAGGGGCTGGGCCGAGGCGCAGCGCACGGCGGAGGAGGTCGGCATCGGGTTCGTGCCGGGCATCGAGATCAGCACCCGGCTCGGGTCCGCGAGCGTCCACCTGCTCGCCTATCTCCTCGACCCGACCCATCCGCCGCTGGTGACCGCGCTGGACGCGATCCTCGACGGACGCAACTCCCGCCTTCCCGCCGTGTGCTCCAAGCTGCAGGGCCTCGGGCTCGCGGTGACCGAGGAGGACGTGCACCGCGTCTCCGGCGACGCCGCGGCCACCGGCCGACCCCACATCGCCGACGCGATGGTCGCGGCGGGGTTCGTCGCCAGTCGGGAGGAGGCCTTCGCGACCTACCTCAACCCCGGTCGTCCTGCCTACGTCAAGCGCTACGCCTGCCCGCTCGACGAGGCCGTGTCGCTGGTCGTGGCAGCCGGTGGTGTCCCGGTGATCGCCCATGCGTGGGGTCGCTCGGTCGGTGTCATCACCGAGGAGGAGGTCGCCCGGCTGGCCGACCTGGGCCTGCGCGGCATCGAGGTCGACCACCAGGAGCACTCACCCCGCGAGCGCGACGCGCTGCGCGCCATCGCTCGCGACCTCGACCTGATCGTCACCGGGTCCAGCGACCATCACGGCCTCGGCAAGGTCGATCACGACCTCGGCTGCAACACCACCGACCCCGCAGAGCTCGAGCGCATCCTCAGCGAGGCTACTTCCGTCCCATCGACTGGAAGCGCTGGGCGAGCGGCGTCGGGATGA
- a CDS encoding DUF6758 family protein, protein MLDAGCPRCARPVRAEGPDRVCGLHGVQPPLWRARESTYAAFVAHLEQADGFPTLLPWPLSPGWQISDFGVVARAGRKPQATVTCCSGVSELDGAVDVFVVSEEPGTGLGARVARLDRSYPSDVAEEPPVARVQVDGREVPLWAVSTSAADGEFDRAVLVGEASGRWLWIVLHPASAMLLMRDDWILRDASGAGAALIEMTFGGTPPRW, encoded by the coding sequence GTGCTCGACGCCGGCTGTCCCCGCTGCGCGCGGCCCGTGCGCGCCGAGGGCCCGGACCGGGTGTGCGGCCTGCACGGTGTCCAGCCGCCGTTGTGGCGGGCGCGCGAATCGACGTACGCCGCGTTCGTCGCCCACCTCGAGCAGGCGGACGGCTTCCCGACGCTCCTGCCGTGGCCCCTGTCGCCGGGCTGGCAGATCAGCGACTTCGGCGTGGTCGCCAGGGCGGGCCGGAAGCCGCAGGCGACGGTGACGTGCTGCTCGGGCGTGAGCGAGCTCGACGGAGCAGTCGACGTGTTCGTCGTCTCCGAGGAGCCCGGCACAGGCCTCGGTGCGCGGGTCGCGCGCCTCGACCGCAGCTATCCCAGCGACGTCGCTGAGGAGCCGCCGGTCGCGAGGGTCCAGGTGGACGGGCGGGAGGTTCCGTTGTGGGCGGTGTCGACGAGCGCAGCCGACGGGGAGTTCGACCGGGCGGTGCTCGTCGGCGAGGCTTCGGGGCGATGGTTGTGGATCGTCCTGCACCCGGCGTCGGCGATGCTCCTGATGCGCGACGACTGGATCCTCCGGGACGCTTCCGGTGCGGGAGCCGCGCTGATCGAGATGACCTTCGGGGGCACGCCGCCGCGGTGGTGA
- a CDS encoding GlsB/YeaQ/YmgE family stress response membrane protein, translating to MTILFYLIVGAIVGLLGKFLAPGDKDNIPLWLTILCGIGGMILGGFIYQAFGGDGSDGLDWVQGIVAVVTALVLVMIASTVTGRNTKSHV from the coding sequence ATGACCATCCTCTTCTACCTGATCGTCGGCGCTATCGTCGGCCTGCTGGGCAAGTTCCTTGCCCCTGGCGACAAGGACAACATCCCGCTCTGGCTCACCATCCTGTGCGGCATCGGCGGCATGATCCTCGGTGGGTTCATCTACCAGGCCTTCGGTGGCGACGGCAGCGACGGCCTGGACTGGGTCCAGGGAATCGTCGCCGTGGTGACGGCACTCGTGCTCGTGATGATCGCGTCGACCGTGACCGGTCGCAACACGAAGTCGCACGTCTGA
- a CDS encoding SDR family NAD(P)-dependent oxidoreductase, with product MTSVLVTGATAGIGLEFARQLAERGHDLVLVARDEARLATVAAELSSTYEVEVETIAADLVVPEQLATVEARLADRSRPIELLVNNAGFGLKKRFLENTIEEEHAMLEVLVTSVLRLSHAALGPMAERGRGGIINVSSVAAWLPRGTYSAAKAWVNSFSEWAHYEYKPQGVSVMSLCPGFTKTEFHQRMDVERGEGFMWLDAEFLVRTALADFEKGRAFSIPGAQYKAIKQLTRIIPTPLAQRFQSMGRK from the coding sequence ATGACTTCCGTACTCGTGACCGGCGCGACCGCCGGCATCGGCCTCGAATTCGCCCGCCAGCTCGCGGAGCGTGGCCACGACCTCGTGCTGGTCGCCCGCGACGAGGCTCGGCTGGCGACCGTGGCAGCCGAGCTGTCATCGACGTACGAGGTGGAGGTCGAGACGATCGCCGCCGACCTCGTCGTCCCCGAGCAGCTCGCCACGGTGGAGGCGCGGCTCGCCGATCGTTCCCGCCCGATCGAGCTGCTGGTCAACAACGCCGGCTTCGGACTCAAGAAGCGCTTCCTCGAGAACACCATCGAGGAGGAGCACGCGATGCTCGAGGTGCTGGTCACCTCGGTGCTGAGGCTCTCGCACGCCGCTCTCGGGCCGATGGCCGAGCGCGGGCGCGGCGGGATCATCAACGTGTCGTCGGTCGCGGCGTGGCTGCCGCGCGGCACCTACTCGGCCGCGAAGGCCTGGGTCAACAGCTTCAGCGAGTGGGCCCACTACGAATACAAGCCGCAGGGCGTGAGCGTGATGTCGTTGTGCCCAGGCTTCACCAAGACCGAGTTCCACCAGCGCATGGACGTCGAACGCGGTGAGGGCTTCATGTGGCTCGACGCCGAGTTCCTCGTCCGGACGGCGCTGGCCGACTTCGAGAAGGGCCGCGCGTTCTCGATCCCGGGTGCTCAGTACAAGGCGATCAAGCAGCTCACGCGGATCATCCCGACGCCGCTCGCCCAGCGCTTCCAGTCGATGGGACGGAAGTAG
- a CDS encoding L,D-transpeptidase → MSRHRSASPRYGRIVLAAAALGVTTVSVLGGVGLVPTPSSAAGERLSVTPPSAVAPPVRSAPEPVVAGPSMPADAVESLAATLLPQGSGEGRRVVFSEEHQRVWLVRGNGSVRRTHLVSGSIEDNLDPGTYQVYSRSRWAVGIDDSGVMEFFVRFTRGEHAAIGFHTIPTKLGQPLQTRAELGTPLSHGCIRQARADAVALWKFAPEGTAVVVV, encoded by the coding sequence ATGAGTCGTCACCGGTCCGCCTCGCCTCGCTACGGCCGGATCGTGCTGGCCGCTGCGGCGCTGGGGGTGACGACGGTGTCCGTGCTCGGCGGGGTCGGACTGGTCCCGACGCCGTCCAGCGCGGCGGGGGAGAGGCTCTCGGTGACGCCACCGAGCGCGGTCGCCCCACCTGTCCGGTCGGCGCCGGAGCCGGTGGTGGCGGGTCCGAGCATGCCGGCCGATGCGGTCGAGTCGCTCGCCGCGACCCTGCTGCCGCAGGGATCGGGGGAGGGGAGGCGCGTCGTGTTCAGCGAGGAGCACCAGCGGGTGTGGCTCGTGCGGGGCAACGGCAGCGTCCGCCGTACCCACCTCGTCTCGGGCAGCATCGAGGACAACCTGGACCCGGGGACCTATCAGGTCTATTCGCGCTCGCGCTGGGCCGTCGGGATCGACGACTCGGGGGTGATGGAGTTCTTCGTCCGGTTCACCCGCGGGGAGCACGCGGCGATCGGCTTCCACACCATCCCCACCAAGCTCGGCCAACCCCTGCAGACCCGGGCCGAGCTGGGCACGCCGCTGTCCCACGGCTGCATCCGGCAGGCCAGGGCCGACGCGGTCGCGCTGTGGAAGTTCGCCCCCGAGGGCACCGCCGTCGTCGTGGTCTGA
- a CDS encoding ParA family protein: MTRPRTVTLAIANQKGGVAKTTSVASIGAALAELGHSVLLVDLDPQACLTFSLGIDPEDLDLSVHHVLTKGLDPTEVIVETPDGVDLMPATIELARAEADLLTRTGREHVIKSAIEALEESDVAYDWVLLDCPPSLGVLTVAALTAADGVLIPLQCETLSHRGVGQLLDTVHDVRRFTNRKLEVWGVLPTLYDGRTNHARTVLETISDTYDLEVVGPPIPKTIKFAEAPAAGRSILSTSRSNKGAVAYREVAANLVKRAERPRPSKAGAQKKSAQKKSAQKKSAQKA; the protein is encoded by the coding sequence ATGACCAGACCACGAACGGTGACCCTCGCGATCGCCAACCAGAAGGGCGGAGTCGCCAAGACGACCTCCGTCGCCTCGATCGGGGCTGCTCTCGCCGAGCTGGGCCACTCGGTGCTGCTCGTCGACCTCGACCCGCAGGCGTGCCTCACCTTCTCCCTGGGGATCGATCCCGAGGACCTCGACCTCTCGGTCCACCACGTGCTGACCAAGGGGCTCGACCCGACCGAGGTGATCGTGGAGACCCCGGACGGCGTCGACCTGATGCCGGCGACGATCGAGCTCGCCCGCGCCGAGGCCGACCTCCTCACCCGCACCGGCCGTGAACACGTCATCAAGAGTGCGATCGAGGCCCTGGAGGAGAGCGACGTCGCCTACGACTGGGTGCTCCTGGACTGCCCGCCCTCCCTGGGTGTGCTCACCGTGGCCGCGCTGACGGCTGCCGACGGGGTCCTGATCCCCCTGCAGTGCGAGACGCTCTCCCACCGCGGTGTGGGCCAGCTGCTCGACACCGTGCACGACGTGCGCCGCTTCACCAACCGCAAGCTCGAGGTCTGGGGGGTCCTGCCGACGCTCTACGACGGTCGGACCAACCACGCCCGCACCGTGCTCGAGACGATCAGCGACACCTACGACCTCGAGGTCGTCGGCCCGCCGATCCCCAAGACGATCAAGTTCGCCGAGGCGCCGGCGGCCGGCCGGTCGATCCTGTCGACCAGCCGTAGCAACAAGGGCGCGGTGGCCTACCGCGAGGTCGCCGCCAACCTGGTCAAGCGTGCCGAGCGTCCGCGGCCGAGCAAGGCCGGGGCCCAGAAGAAGTCGGCCCAGAAGAAGTCGGCCCAGAAGAAGTCGGCCCAGAAGGCCTGA
- a CDS encoding endonuclease/exonuclease/phosphatase family protein, which yields MLGSPTVLSKALSRVVAGVVALLVTLALAPVLTAGPASAAASASDAESAATPAPRNGYGVRLTTFNILSSSIARGGVDRATRAARWVQDQGADAAAFQEVAKDQLRQMQTVMPRYSFFPRRSLGTRGSAIQIAWNTKTVKKMETGHIMRPFLGWARPIPYVRLRDRETGRGFWVVAIHNAPGGQERERDVSTAAEIKLVKKMLAGRDRPVFVIGDVNERSEFCQKFAAATPLVSMNGGTAKNPCPVPRFGGPDWMLGSGAEFSDFEKVYNGISDHPALTARAWVPSNK from the coding sequence ATGCTTGGCTCACCCACTGTCCTGTCCAAGGCCCTGTCCCGTGTCGTGGCCGGTGTCGTCGCCCTCCTCGTCACCCTCGCTCTGGCCCCCGTCCTGACGGCCGGACCCGCGTCGGCAGCGGCCTCTGCGTCCGACGCGGAGTCGGCAGCGACCCCGGCGCCCCGCAACGGGTACGGCGTGCGGCTGACCACCTTCAACATTCTGAGCAGCTCCATCGCTCGCGGCGGCGTCGACCGCGCGACCCGCGCCGCCCGGTGGGTCCAGGACCAGGGCGCCGACGCGGCCGCCTTCCAGGAGGTTGCCAAGGACCAGCTGCGCCAGATGCAGACGGTGATGCCGCGCTACAGCTTCTTCCCCCGCCGTTCGCTGGGCACCCGTGGTTCGGCGATCCAGATCGCCTGGAACACCAAGACGGTGAAGAAGATGGAGACCGGCCACATCATGCGCCCGTTCCTGGGCTGGGCGCGGCCCATCCCCTACGTCCGCCTGCGCGACCGTGAGACCGGCCGTGGCTTCTGGGTCGTGGCCATCCACAACGCCCCCGGCGGCCAGGAGCGGGAGCGCGACGTGTCCACCGCGGCGGAGATCAAGCTGGTCAAGAAGATGCTGGCCGGTCGTGACCGGCCGGTCTTCGTGATCGGTGACGTGAACGAGCGCTCGGAGTTCTGCCAGAAGTTCGCCGCGGCCACCCCGCTGGTGTCGATGAACGGCGGCACGGCGAAGAACCCGTGCCCGGTGCCGCGCTTCGGTGGTCCCGACTGGATGCTGGGCTCGGGCGCCGAGTTCTCCGACTTCGAGAAGGTCTACAACGGGATCAGCGACCACCCCGCGCTCACCGCGCGGGCATGGGTGCCGTCCAACAAGTAG
- a CDS encoding ferritin-like fold-containing protein, producing the protein MTQSSGAPTADPDQDPVYTQAVTELLGAIAYGELTAFERLTEDAKLAPTLEDKVAFMSMAAAEFGHLTTLLERLRELGADPYATMRIFKKGFDEFHAHTRPADWYEGLIKAYVGDGLAADFYREIAAYLDPVTRDAVIESLVDVGYAELVVDRVRAGIRADPRMGGRLALWGRRLMGEALTQAQRVAGERDALSALLAGGVDRPGLDLAALGRMFARLTENHARRMSDLGLDS; encoded by the coding sequence ATGACTCAATCGTCGGGTGCCCCCACAGCAGACCCGGACCAGGATCCGGTCTACACCCAGGCGGTGACCGAGCTCCTCGGGGCGATCGCCTACGGCGAGCTGACCGCCTTCGAGCGGCTCACCGAGGACGCCAAGCTGGCCCCGACGCTCGAGGACAAGGTCGCGTTCATGTCGATGGCCGCAGCCGAGTTCGGACACCTGACCACGCTGCTCGAGCGACTGCGTGAGCTGGGTGCCGACCCCTACGCCACGATGCGGATCTTCAAGAAGGGCTTCGACGAGTTCCATGCCCACACCCGGCCCGCCGACTGGTACGAGGGCCTGATCAAGGCCTACGTCGGCGACGGCCTCGCTGCCGACTTCTATCGCGAGATCGCGGCCTACCTCGACCCCGTGACCCGCGACGCCGTCATCGAGTCGCTCGTCGACGTGGGCTACGCAGAGCTGGTGGTCGACCGGGTGCGTGCGGGGATCCGGGCGGACCCGCGCATGGGTGGCCGGCTCGCCCTGTGGGGGCGGCGGCTGATGGGGGAGGCGCTGACGCAGGCCCAGCGGGTCGCAGGGGAGCGCGACGCCCTCAGCGCCCTGCTCGCCGGCGGCGTCGACCGCCCGGGGCTTGACCTCGCCGCCCTGGGTCGGATGTTCGCCAGGTTGACCGAGAACCACGCCAGGCGGATGAGCGACCTGGGGCTCGACTCCTGA
- a CDS encoding DEAD/DEAH box helicase produces MCAAGFLLRVRRTTTRKTTESDTAVTTTFRELGVLPLICDALERAGITTPFAIQEMTLSVALMGTDLIGQARTGTGKTLAFGIPVMQRSVTMSDPAYADLPQGKPQALIVAPTRELALQVSNDLHLASKDLGLRVLTVYGGVGYDTQLDTLAAGVDIVVGTPGRLIDLANRKALDLSHVHALVLDEADEMLDLGFLPDVERLLSMTPETRQTMLFSATMPAAIVSLARTHMRHPMNIRAESSYENATVPATAQFIYLAHDLDKPEIIGRVLQADDAEKMIVFTRTKRQAQRIADDLAERGFSAAPLHGDMAQVAREKALAKFREDKLKVLVCTDVAARGIDVRGVSHVVNYTCPEDDKTYVHRIGRTGRAGASGTAITLVDWPDIARWKMINKTLDLPFPDPQETYSTSEHLFHDQGIPAGTKGRIVDAAPVERKPREDRGSDRGGRSDRSSSERPARSRDRNRTRTRSGAPAAQDAASGQTDSAAPATAGEGKPEVSRTNRRRRTRSGGSKPTGATTTEA; encoded by the coding sequence ATGTGCGCGGCAGGCTTTCTCTTACGAGTCCGCCGCACGACGACTCGCAAGACAACAGAAAGCGACACAGCCGTGACCACCACCTTCCGTGAGCTCGGGGTCCTGCCCCTGATCTGCGACGCCCTCGAGCGCGCCGGCATCACCACCCCGTTCGCCATCCAGGAGATGACCCTCTCTGTCGCGTTGATGGGCACCGACCTGATCGGCCAGGCTCGCACCGGCACCGGCAAGACCCTCGCCTTCGGCATCCCGGTGATGCAGCGCAGCGTCACCATGAGCGACCCGGCCTACGCCGACCTGCCCCAGGGCAAGCCGCAGGCGCTGATCGTCGCCCCGACCCGTGAGCTCGCGCTCCAGGTCTCCAACGACCTCCACCTCGCCAGCAAGGACCTCGGCCTGCGCGTGCTGACCGTCTATGGCGGCGTCGGCTACGACACCCAGCTCGACACGCTGGCCGCAGGCGTCGACATCGTCGTGGGCACCCCGGGTCGCCTCATCGACCTGGCCAACCGCAAGGCCCTCGACCTGTCCCACGTCCACGCGCTGGTCCTGGACGAGGCCGACGAGATGCTCGACCTGGGGTTCCTCCCCGACGTCGAGCGGCTGCTGAGCATGACCCCGGAGACGCGTCAGACGATGCTGTTCTCGGCCACGATGCCGGCTGCGATCGTCTCCTTGGCCCGCACCCACATGCGTCACCCGATGAACATCCGGGCCGAGTCGTCCTACGAGAACGCGACCGTCCCGGCGACGGCGCAGTTCATCTACCTCGCCCACGACCTCGACAAGCCCGAGATCATCGGGCGGGTCCTGCAGGCCGACGACGCGGAGAAGATGATCGTCTTCACCCGCACCAAGCGCCAGGCCCAGCGCATCGCCGACGACCTGGCCGAGCGCGGGTTCTCCGCCGCTCCGCTGCACGGCGACATGGCCCAGGTGGCCCGCGAGAAGGCCCTGGCGAAGTTCCGTGAGGACAAGCTCAAGGTGCTGGTGTGCACCGACGTCGCCGCTCGCGGCATCGACGTACGCGGCGTCTCCCACGTCGTCAACTACACGTGCCCCGAGGACGACAAGACCTACGTCCACCGCATCGGCCGCACCGGCCGGGCGGGCGCCTCGGGCACCGCGATCACCTTGGTCGACTGGCCCGACATCGCGCGCTGGAAGATGATCAACAAGACGCTCGACCTGCCGTTCCCGGACCCGCAGGAGACCTACTCCACCTCCGAGCACCTCTTCCACGACCAGGGCATCCCGGCCGGCACCAAGGGTCGGATCGTGGACGCTGCCCCGGTCGAGCGCAAGCCGCGCGAGGACCGTGGCAGTGACCGGGGCGGTCGCAGCGACCGCAGCTCCTCCGAGCGTCCCGCACGCAGCCGCGACCGCAACCGCACCCGTACCCGCAGCGGCGCCCCCGCAGCCCAGGACGCAGCCAGCGGCCAGACCGACTCCGCCGCACCCGCCACAGCGGGCGAGGGCAAGCCTGAGGTCAGCCGCACCAACCGGCGCCGGCGCACCCGTTCGGGTGGCAGCAAGCCGACCGGGGCCACGACCACCGAGGCCTGA